The following proteins are co-located in the Dromiciops gliroides isolate mDroGli1 chromosome 2, mDroGli1.pri, whole genome shotgun sequence genome:
- the MATR3 gene encoding matrin-3 isoform X1, with the protein MSKSFQQSSLSRDSQGHGRDLSAGIGLLAAATQSLSMPASLGRMNQGTARLASLMNLGMSSSLNQQGSHSALSSASTSSHNLQSIFNIGSRGPLPLSSQHRGDADQASNILASFGLSARDLDELSRYPEDKITPENLPQILLQLKRRRTEEGPSLSYGRDGRSATREPPYRVPRDDWEEKRHFRRDSFDDRGPSLNPVLDYDHGSRSQESGYYDRMDYEDDRLRDGERCRDESFYGEPSHNYHKFDSEYERMGRGPGPLQERSLFEKKRGAPPSSNIEDFHGFLPKGYPHLCSICDMPVHSNKEWNQHINGATHSRRCQLLLEIYPEWNPDNDSGHGMGDPFMLQQSTNPAPGILGPPPPSFHLGGPPVGPRGNMGAGNGNMQGPRHMQKGRMETSRVVHIMDFQRGKNLRYQLLQLVEPFGVISNHLILNKINEAFIEMSTTEDAQAAVDYYTTTPALVFGKPVRVHLSQKYKRIKKPEGGKPDQKFEQKPELGRVIHLSNLPHSGYSDSAVIKLAEPYGKIKNYILMRMKSQAFIEMETREDAMAMVEHCAKKALWFQGRYVKVDLSEKYKKLVLRIPNRGIDLLKKDKSRKRSYSPDGKDSPSDKKSKTDGSQKSDSGAEGKEQEEKQSEDADKDIKDEQAEQEPGLLLESEDELLVDEEEAAALLESGSSVGDETDLANLGDVAADIKKEPSEKALKKMEMSLGSSAAAKKKLKKRRFPGSMEGFVTLDEVGDEEDSELQKLRKSGMAIKSGDKNDDSLVEIKVDKMEELDQENDGSLENGIKNEDSTEPGGAESAENLEGMDPNQETSENTDGENEIKREDIPDEYRIGPYQPNVPVGVDYVIPKTGFYCKLCSLFYTNEEVAKNTHCSSLPHYQKLKKFLNKLAEDRRQKKEA; encoded by the exons ATGTCCAAGTCATTCCAGCAGTCATCTCTCAGTAGGGACTCACAAGGTCATGGGCGTGACCTATCTGCAGGAATAGGCCTTCTTGCTGCTGCTACCCAGTCTTTAAGTATGCCAGCATCTCTTGGAAGGATGAACCAGGGTACTGCACGCCTTGCTAGTTTAATGAATCTTGGAATGAGTTCTTCATTGAATCAACAAGGATCTCATAGTGCACTGTCTTCTGCTAGTACTTCTTCCCATAATTTGCAATCTATATTTAACATTGGAAGTAGAGGTCCACTCCCTTTGTCTTCTCAACACCGTGGAGATGCGGACCAGGCCAGTAACATTTTGGCCAGTTTTGGTCTGTCTGCTagagacttagatgaactgagtCGTTATCCAGAGGACAAGATTACTCCTGAGAATTTGCCCCAGATCCTTCTACAACTTAAAAGGAGGAGAACTGAAGAAGGCCCTTCATTGAGTTATGGTAGAGATGGCAGATCTGCTACACGGGAGCCACCATACAGAGTACCTAGGGATGATTGGGAAGAAAAAAGGCACTTTAGaagagatagttttgatgatcGTGGTCCTAGTCTCAACCCAGTGCTTGATTATGACCATGGAAGTCGTTCTCAAGAATCTGGTTATTATGACAGAATGGATTATGAAGATGACAGATTAAGAGATGGAGAAAGGTGTAGGGATGAATCTTTTTATGGTGAGCCCTCACATAACTATCATAAATTTGACAGTGAGTATGAGAGAATGGGTCGTGGTCCTGGTCCTTTACAAGAGAGAtctctctttgagaaaaagagagGCGCTCCTCCAAGTAGCAATATTGAAGACTTCCATGGATTCTTACCGAAGGGTTATCCCCATCTGTGCTCTATATGTGATATGCCAGTTCATTCTAATAAG GAGTGGAATCAACACATCAATGGAGCAACACACAGTCGACGCTGCCAGCTTCTTCTTGAAAT cTATCCAGAATGGAATCCTGACAATGATTCTGGACATGGAAT GGGTGATCCATTCATGTTGCAGCAATCTACAAACCCAGCACCAGGAATTTTGGGGCCCCCTCCTCCCTCATTCCATCTTGGGGGACCACCTGTTGGACCAAGAGGAAATATGG GTGCCGGAAATGGAAATATGCAAGGACCAAGACACATGCAGAAAGGCAGAATG gAAACTAGCAGGGTTGTTCACATCATGGATTTTCAGCGGGGGAAAAACTTGAGATACCAACTTTTGCAGCTGGTTGAACCATTTGGAGTAATTTCAAATCATCTGATCTTAAATAAAATCAATGAG GCATTCATTGAAATGTCTACCACAGAAGATGCTCAGGCTGCAGTGGACTATTACACAACCACACCAGCACTAGTATTTGGCAAACCAGTAAGAGTTCATTTATCCCAGAAGTATAAAAGAATAAAG aaaccTGAAGGTGGGAAACCGGATCAGAAATTTGAGCAAAAGCCTGAGCTTGGACGGGTGATCCATCTCAGCAACTTGCCCCATTCTGGCTATTCTGACAGTGCCGTCATCAAACTTGCTGAGCCCTATGGAAAGATAAAGAATTACATATTGATGAGGATGAAGAGCCAG GCTTTCATAGAAATGGAGACCCGAGAGGATGCTATGGCTATGGTTGAGCACTGTGCAAAGAAGGCACTTTGGTTCCAGGGTCGATATGTGAAGGTTGACTTATCTGAGAAATATAAAAAACTGGTATTGCGG ATTCCCAACAGAGGAATTGATCTGTTGAAGAAAGATAAATCTCG AAAGAGATCTTACTCTCCAGATGGCAAAGACTCTCCAAGTGACAAAAAGTCTAAGACTGATGGCAGCCAGAAGAGTGATAGTGGAGCTgaaggaaaagaacaagaagagaaacaaagtgaAGATGCTGATAAAGATATAAAAGATGAACAGGCAGAGCAAGAACCTGGTTTACTTCTTGAATCTGAAGATGAGCTACTTGTAGATGAAGAAGAGGCAGCTGCACTGCTAGAAAGTGGCAGCTCAGTGGGAGATGAGACTGACCTTGCCAATTTAGGTGATGTGGCTGCTGATATTAAAAAAGAACCTTCAGAAAAAgctttgaaaaaaatggaaatgagtcTTGGTTCTTCAGCAGCAGcaaagaaaaaactcaaaaag CGTCGCTTTCCAGGGAGTATGGAAGGTTTTGTCACTCTAGATGAGGTTGGTGATGAGGAAGATTCGGAACTTCAGAAACTTCGTAAATCGGGAATGGCAATTAAATCTGGTGACAAAAATGACGATAGTTTGGTTGAAATTAAGGTGGACAAGATGGAGGAACTTGATCAGGAGAATGATGGATCGTtggaaaatggaattaaaaatgAAGACAGTACAGAGCCTGGAGGTGCCGAATCTGCCGAGAACCTTGAGGGAATGGATCCGAACCAAGAGACAAGTGAAAATACAGATGGGGAAAACGAAATTAAAAGGGAGGATATCCCAGATGAGTATAGAATTGGACCATATCAACCCAATGTTCCTGTTG GCGTGGACTATGTGATACCCAAGACAGGATTTTATTGTAAACTCTGTTCTCTCTTCTACACAAATGAGGAAGTTGCAAAAAATACTCACTGCAGCAGCTTGCCTCATTATCAGAAATTGAAG aAATTTCTGAATAAATTGGCAGAAGATCGCAGGCAAAAGAAAGAAGCTTAA
- the MATR3 gene encoding matrin-3 isoform X2: MSKSFQQSSLSRDSQGHGRDLSAGIGLLAAATQSLSMPASLGRMNQGTARLASLMNLGMSSSLNQQGSHSALSSASTSSHNLQSIFNIGSRGPLPLSSQHRGDADQASNILASFGLSARDLDELSRYPEDKITPENLPQILLQLKRRRTEEGPSLSYGRDGRSATREPPYRVPRDDWEEKRHFRRDSFDDRGPSLNPVLDYDHGSRSQESGYYDRMDYEDDRLRDGERCRDESFYGEPSHNYHKFDSEYERMGRGPGPLQERSLFEKKRGAPPSSNIEDFHGFLPKGYPHLCSICDMPVHSNKEWNQHINGATHSRRCQLLLEIYPEWNPDNDSGHGMGDPFMLQQSTNPAPGILGPPPPSFHLGGPPVGPRGNMGAGNGNMQGPRHMQKGRMETSRVVHIMDFQRGKNLRYQLLQLVEPFGVISNHLILNKINEAFIEMSTTEDAQAAVDYYTTTPALVFGKPVRVHLSQKYKRIKKPEGGKPDQKFEQKPELGRVIHLSNLPHSGYSDSAVIKLAEPYGKIKNYILMRMKSQAFIEMETREDAMAMVEHCAKKALWFQGRYVKVDLSEKYKKLVLRIPNRGIDLLKKDKSRKRSYSPDGKDSPSDKKSKTDGSQKSDSGAEGKEQEEKQSEDADKDIKDEQAEQEPGLLLESEDELLVDEEEAAALLESGSSVGDETDLANLGDVAADIKKEPSEKALKKMEMSLGSSAAAKKKLKKVDKMEELDQENDGSLENGIKNEDSTEPGGAESAENLEGMDPNQETSENTDGENEIKREDIPDEYRIGPYQPNVPVGVDYVIPKTGFYCKLCSLFYTNEEVAKNTHCSSLPHYQKLKKFLNKLAEDRRQKKEA; this comes from the exons ATGTCCAAGTCATTCCAGCAGTCATCTCTCAGTAGGGACTCACAAGGTCATGGGCGTGACCTATCTGCAGGAATAGGCCTTCTTGCTGCTGCTACCCAGTCTTTAAGTATGCCAGCATCTCTTGGAAGGATGAACCAGGGTACTGCACGCCTTGCTAGTTTAATGAATCTTGGAATGAGTTCTTCATTGAATCAACAAGGATCTCATAGTGCACTGTCTTCTGCTAGTACTTCTTCCCATAATTTGCAATCTATATTTAACATTGGAAGTAGAGGTCCACTCCCTTTGTCTTCTCAACACCGTGGAGATGCGGACCAGGCCAGTAACATTTTGGCCAGTTTTGGTCTGTCTGCTagagacttagatgaactgagtCGTTATCCAGAGGACAAGATTACTCCTGAGAATTTGCCCCAGATCCTTCTACAACTTAAAAGGAGGAGAACTGAAGAAGGCCCTTCATTGAGTTATGGTAGAGATGGCAGATCTGCTACACGGGAGCCACCATACAGAGTACCTAGGGATGATTGGGAAGAAAAAAGGCACTTTAGaagagatagttttgatgatcGTGGTCCTAGTCTCAACCCAGTGCTTGATTATGACCATGGAAGTCGTTCTCAAGAATCTGGTTATTATGACAGAATGGATTATGAAGATGACAGATTAAGAGATGGAGAAAGGTGTAGGGATGAATCTTTTTATGGTGAGCCCTCACATAACTATCATAAATTTGACAGTGAGTATGAGAGAATGGGTCGTGGTCCTGGTCCTTTACAAGAGAGAtctctctttgagaaaaagagagGCGCTCCTCCAAGTAGCAATATTGAAGACTTCCATGGATTCTTACCGAAGGGTTATCCCCATCTGTGCTCTATATGTGATATGCCAGTTCATTCTAATAAG GAGTGGAATCAACACATCAATGGAGCAACACACAGTCGACGCTGCCAGCTTCTTCTTGAAAT cTATCCAGAATGGAATCCTGACAATGATTCTGGACATGGAAT GGGTGATCCATTCATGTTGCAGCAATCTACAAACCCAGCACCAGGAATTTTGGGGCCCCCTCCTCCCTCATTCCATCTTGGGGGACCACCTGTTGGACCAAGAGGAAATATGG GTGCCGGAAATGGAAATATGCAAGGACCAAGACACATGCAGAAAGGCAGAATG gAAACTAGCAGGGTTGTTCACATCATGGATTTTCAGCGGGGGAAAAACTTGAGATACCAACTTTTGCAGCTGGTTGAACCATTTGGAGTAATTTCAAATCATCTGATCTTAAATAAAATCAATGAG GCATTCATTGAAATGTCTACCACAGAAGATGCTCAGGCTGCAGTGGACTATTACACAACCACACCAGCACTAGTATTTGGCAAACCAGTAAGAGTTCATTTATCCCAGAAGTATAAAAGAATAAAG aaaccTGAAGGTGGGAAACCGGATCAGAAATTTGAGCAAAAGCCTGAGCTTGGACGGGTGATCCATCTCAGCAACTTGCCCCATTCTGGCTATTCTGACAGTGCCGTCATCAAACTTGCTGAGCCCTATGGAAAGATAAAGAATTACATATTGATGAGGATGAAGAGCCAG GCTTTCATAGAAATGGAGACCCGAGAGGATGCTATGGCTATGGTTGAGCACTGTGCAAAGAAGGCACTTTGGTTCCAGGGTCGATATGTGAAGGTTGACTTATCTGAGAAATATAAAAAACTGGTATTGCGG ATTCCCAACAGAGGAATTGATCTGTTGAAGAAAGATAAATCTCG AAAGAGATCTTACTCTCCAGATGGCAAAGACTCTCCAAGTGACAAAAAGTCTAAGACTGATGGCAGCCAGAAGAGTGATAGTGGAGCTgaaggaaaagaacaagaagagaaacaaagtgaAGATGCTGATAAAGATATAAAAGATGAACAGGCAGAGCAAGAACCTGGTTTACTTCTTGAATCTGAAGATGAGCTACTTGTAGATGAAGAAGAGGCAGCTGCACTGCTAGAAAGTGGCAGCTCAGTGGGAGATGAGACTGACCTTGCCAATTTAGGTGATGTGGCTGCTGATATTAAAAAAGAACCTTCAGAAAAAgctttgaaaaaaatggaaatgagtcTTGGTTCTTCAGCAGCAGcaaagaaaaaactcaaaaag GTGGACAAGATGGAGGAACTTGATCAGGAGAATGATGGATCGTtggaaaatggaattaaaaatgAAGACAGTACAGAGCCTGGAGGTGCCGAATCTGCCGAGAACCTTGAGGGAATGGATCCGAACCAAGAGACAAGTGAAAATACAGATGGGGAAAACGAAATTAAAAGGGAGGATATCCCAGATGAGTATAGAATTGGACCATATCAACCCAATGTTCCTGTTG GCGTGGACTATGTGATACCCAAGACAGGATTTTATTGTAAACTCTGTTCTCTCTTCTACACAAATGAGGAAGTTGCAAAAAATACTCACTGCAGCAGCTTGCCTCATTATCAGAAATTGAAG aAATTTCTGAATAAATTGGCAGAAGATCGCAGGCAAAAGAAAGAAGCTTAA
- the MATR3 gene encoding matrin-3 isoform X3, protein MGRGPGPLQERSLFEKKRGAPPSSNIEDFHGFLPKGYPHLCSICDMPVHSNKEWNQHINGATHSRRCQLLLEIYPEWNPDNDSGHGMGDPFMLQQSTNPAPGILGPPPPSFHLGGPPVGPRGNMGAGNGNMQGPRHMQKGRMETSRVVHIMDFQRGKNLRYQLLQLVEPFGVISNHLILNKINEAFIEMSTTEDAQAAVDYYTTTPALVFGKPVRVHLSQKYKRIKKPEGGKPDQKFEQKPELGRVIHLSNLPHSGYSDSAVIKLAEPYGKIKNYILMRMKSQAFIEMETREDAMAMVEHCAKKALWFQGRYVKVDLSEKYKKLVLRIPNRGIDLLKKDKSRKRSYSPDGKDSPSDKKSKTDGSQKSDSGAEGKEQEEKQSEDADKDIKDEQAEQEPGLLLESEDELLVDEEEAAALLESGSSVGDETDLANLGDVAADIKKEPSEKALKKMEMSLGSSAAAKKKLKKRRFPGSMEGFVTLDEVGDEEDSELQKLRKSGMAIKSGDKNDDSLVEIKVDKMEELDQENDGSLENGIKNEDSTEPGGAESAENLEGMDPNQETSENTDGENEIKREDIPDEYRIGPYQPNVPVGVDYVIPKTGFYCKLCSLFYTNEEVAKNTHCSSLPHYQKLKKFLNKLAEDRRQKKEA, encoded by the exons ATGGGTCGTGGTCCTGGTCCTTTACAAGAGAGAtctctctttgagaaaaagagagGCGCTCCTCCAAGTAGCAATATTGAAGACTTCCATGGATTCTTACCGAAGGGTTATCCCCATCTGTGCTCTATATGTGATATGCCAGTTCATTCTAATAAG GAGTGGAATCAACACATCAATGGAGCAACACACAGTCGACGCTGCCAGCTTCTTCTTGAAAT cTATCCAGAATGGAATCCTGACAATGATTCTGGACATGGAAT GGGTGATCCATTCATGTTGCAGCAATCTACAAACCCAGCACCAGGAATTTTGGGGCCCCCTCCTCCCTCATTCCATCTTGGGGGACCACCTGTTGGACCAAGAGGAAATATGG GTGCCGGAAATGGAAATATGCAAGGACCAAGACACATGCAGAAAGGCAGAATG gAAACTAGCAGGGTTGTTCACATCATGGATTTTCAGCGGGGGAAAAACTTGAGATACCAACTTTTGCAGCTGGTTGAACCATTTGGAGTAATTTCAAATCATCTGATCTTAAATAAAATCAATGAG GCATTCATTGAAATGTCTACCACAGAAGATGCTCAGGCTGCAGTGGACTATTACACAACCACACCAGCACTAGTATTTGGCAAACCAGTAAGAGTTCATTTATCCCAGAAGTATAAAAGAATAAAG aaaccTGAAGGTGGGAAACCGGATCAGAAATTTGAGCAAAAGCCTGAGCTTGGACGGGTGATCCATCTCAGCAACTTGCCCCATTCTGGCTATTCTGACAGTGCCGTCATCAAACTTGCTGAGCCCTATGGAAAGATAAAGAATTACATATTGATGAGGATGAAGAGCCAG GCTTTCATAGAAATGGAGACCCGAGAGGATGCTATGGCTATGGTTGAGCACTGTGCAAAGAAGGCACTTTGGTTCCAGGGTCGATATGTGAAGGTTGACTTATCTGAGAAATATAAAAAACTGGTATTGCGG ATTCCCAACAGAGGAATTGATCTGTTGAAGAAAGATAAATCTCG AAAGAGATCTTACTCTCCAGATGGCAAAGACTCTCCAAGTGACAAAAAGTCTAAGACTGATGGCAGCCAGAAGAGTGATAGTGGAGCTgaaggaaaagaacaagaagagaaacaaagtgaAGATGCTGATAAAGATATAAAAGATGAACAGGCAGAGCAAGAACCTGGTTTACTTCTTGAATCTGAAGATGAGCTACTTGTAGATGAAGAAGAGGCAGCTGCACTGCTAGAAAGTGGCAGCTCAGTGGGAGATGAGACTGACCTTGCCAATTTAGGTGATGTGGCTGCTGATATTAAAAAAGAACCTTCAGAAAAAgctttgaaaaaaatggaaatgagtcTTGGTTCTTCAGCAGCAGcaaagaaaaaactcaaaaag CGTCGCTTTCCAGGGAGTATGGAAGGTTTTGTCACTCTAGATGAGGTTGGTGATGAGGAAGATTCGGAACTTCAGAAACTTCGTAAATCGGGAATGGCAATTAAATCTGGTGACAAAAATGACGATAGTTTGGTTGAAATTAAGGTGGACAAGATGGAGGAACTTGATCAGGAGAATGATGGATCGTtggaaaatggaattaaaaatgAAGACAGTACAGAGCCTGGAGGTGCCGAATCTGCCGAGAACCTTGAGGGAATGGATCCGAACCAAGAGACAAGTGAAAATACAGATGGGGAAAACGAAATTAAAAGGGAGGATATCCCAGATGAGTATAGAATTGGACCATATCAACCCAATGTTCCTGTTG GCGTGGACTATGTGATACCCAAGACAGGATTTTATTGTAAACTCTGTTCTCTCTTCTACACAAATGAGGAAGTTGCAAAAAATACTCACTGCAGCAGCTTGCCTCATTATCAGAAATTGAAG aAATTTCTGAATAAATTGGCAGAAGATCGCAGGCAAAAGAAAGAAGCTTAA